The window CCTTCAGCTACCAAATAGACCTTCCCATAGGAAGCTTCAACCAAGTAAAAATTGCATGGTGCGTAGTTCGTCTGGTTAGTTGGGATGGTAGAGCAATCCAAGACTTGGAGTTCAACATTAAAGGAACTCGGTAAGCAGGTGCATGAACTTCTCGAACGGAATATACAAAATCATCTAGTAGAAAAGCATCAAATCTTCTACGTAGTAAGCGAGATGTAATTACCCGGCTCTCTGCAAATTGACGCCCAAACTCTACTTCTTGTGGGACCTCTGGTGCAACAGATGAAGGGCACTCCTGAAATACTGCTGCATTTTTGAACATCTCTATGAAGCTTTCGATCTGAACCCATTTCTTGTTTCAACCATTATACTCGAAAGCATGCCAACTATCATGTGTTTCTTCagctatcaaatagacttttcCATTGGAAACTTCAACCAAGTAAAACTCGCATGATCTGTTGCTCGTATTGTTAATGGGGATGGTGGAGCAATCCATCATGTCCCAGACTTGGAGTGCAACATTGAAAGCACCGATTAGGGAGCTCCAATggaaaatacaaaacaaagttTCATCCATATAGGCCAACTCCCTTGCTTCCTTGTCAGTAGGATCAGTTGTATAAATCTCATTCCATGTTCTATCCCCATCGTTATCGGAGCTTAGGATATGAACATCAGTGAGTCTTCTGGCCAGGACAAAAATAACACAATCGCCATTGTAGTGGTTGGAGCAGAGGTGAATGTGGCTACATGTCTGGGTTTTGTACTTCAGTTCCAAAGGAGAAGACTAATAATCTTGTTCCGAAAGGGATTATCGAACCAGAATAtatataaaggtcgtacccagtgcacaaggctcccgctttacgcagggtctgggagaggtgaatgtcggctagccttacccccattttatggagaggctgctcccaagcgAACCAGAATATATATGAACTACCATATTGATGTACATCTACTTTTACCTTTCTTGAGAGAAGCAGCCAACCATATTTCAAGGTGCAGACTTTCGCGTTCATGAACAACTTTCTTGCAGCTCCTCTGATGTTGTTTCGGACTGATTACGTTCGTGTATTCAAAAGATCAGAGAGCTCCATTACGTTGAAAAGTTCTCCCTTGTGCTTGATGCAACCATGGTTCATTAGCCATGGCGCATGGCTCTCTGGTCGACCCTGAACTAATTCATCAAGAAAAGCTTGCTGCCTAAGTCTTGCATACTGCCATGTTTCGTGTATTCATATAGTAATTCCCTTCGCCTTTGATTTAGGCCTTCGATTTAGGGGTAGAGTTGGCGGCTTCTTATCAGTTCAGAACTCTCCGTGATACCCGGTTTCGTTTTCTGCCCGAAGTAAAAATCCACAGCGCACAATCTTTTAGCTGTTTTACTCGTCTGTAATTGgattcattaaaggagcacggTAGCTccttgtgctttgaaaaaaaaatcagttttccaaagctgcaagtAGCAGcatcagctttttcctttgatttcagcttattctcacagcagcttccaaaataagccctttttttttcagtttaccaaacacctaaaaccctcacagctttttttcatgggtggtttttttttaagcacctcactcccaaacgaGGGCTAGGTCAGTACTTAACCATCTTCTGACTAGAGAAATAGTTAGCTGTAATCTACCAGTTGCAAGTCCAAGCAGCATGATTGCCATTTACACAAGAAAGTGAAAGCTTCTATCTTATAAACCTAAATGTTCTCTCCATTTCTCATTTCTGGATTCAAAAAACACGAAAATACGTGAACAATGGAGGCAAATCAAATCATAAGCTCATTGAACTCAAAAAAGGCACATGCAGTTCTTATTAATCAAGGGTAAAGCAATGATCGCTAAGCCTAAGCAAACAAGCCTCCAACCCTGAGAGACGTACACAATTCAAATTTGTTTATCAAAACAACCACCATCCAATCCAAATCAAACTAGCAAACAACACCACCTCAATTGAGTGCACCGACGCCAGAACCGCTCTTCTGAGCGAGCTTCGTCCACTCGGTGTGAAAGGCCCCGGGGCGATCCACTCTCTCATAGGTATGAGCCCCAAACAAGTCCCTCTGAGCCTGAACAAGGTTGGCCGGAAGCCTACCCCGCCGATAAGTGTCAAAATATGACAAACTGGCACACATTCCGGGAGTGCTAATCCCGGCTGCCACTGCCACCCCGACAACCCTCCTCCACGCAGCCTGCCTCTGCACCATTTCTTTAGCAAAATCGGGATCAACAATCAAGTTGGGCAAACTCTGATTCCTCTGGTAAGCATTCTTGATCCGATCCAAGAACACCGCTCTGATAATGCAACCGCCTTTCCAAATACGAGCCAACTCCCCCAAATTCAAATTCCAACCCTTCTCCACACTCTTGGCCCTCAACAAGTTCATCCCTTGAGCATAACTGCATATCTTCGAAGCGTACAATGCCTGCCTCACATCATCAATCAACCGCTTCTTATCAATGCCGCTCGTCACGCTGCCAATCTCCTCTTTAAACCCTGCCTGCTTCAGAGCCTCCTcggccttctctctctcctccttcaacCCACTTAAGTACCTGCAGTCCAAGGAAGCAGCAATGGTGGGCGCAGCTACTGACAGCTCCGCCGCCTGCTGCACCGTCCATTTCCCGGTCCCCTTCATCCCCGTCTTGTCGAGCAGCTTATCCACCAAAAACCCATCCGCTAAATTATCCTTAACCCTAAAAATGTCGGCCGTAATCTCAATCAGGAAGCTCTCCAGCTCTCCCCTGTTCCACTCCGAAAAAATCTCCCCCAATTCCTGATTCGTCAGCCCTCCGACGTTCTTCAGAACGTCGTACGCCTCCGAAATCAGCTGCATATCGCCGTATTCGATTCCGTTGTGGACCATCTTGACGAAATTACCAGAACCCCCTTCGCCGATGTAGGTGACGCAGGGGCCATCCTCCACTTGGGCGGCGACCTTGTGGAGGATGTCCTGGACGTTCGTGTATGCCTGGTGGGACCCGCCGGGCATGAGGCTGGGCCCGTGGCGCGCCCCCTCCTCACCGCCGGAGACTCCCATCCCGAGGTACAGAAGCCCCCTACCGTTGGCCTCGGCGATTCGGCGCTCGGTATTCTCGTACCACTCGTTGCCGCCGTCGATGATGGCGTCGCCGGGCTCCATGTGGGCGGAGAGGGCGGCGATGGTCTGGTCAACCGGAGCTCCAGCTTTGACGAGGATAATAACGGATCTGGGCCGTTCGATAGAGAGCACAAAATCGCGAGGGTTGTACTGCCCAAACAAAGGGAGGTTCCCCTCGTTGTGGGCCCGGTCTACGGTCTCGTCGACCTTGGAGGTGGTGCGGTTGTAGACGGAGATCGGAAACCCTTTCTCGGCGATGTTGAGGGCGAGGTTTTGCCCCATGACGGCGAGGCCTGCCAGGCCTATGCGCGACAGAGCTGGTGAAGCTTCCATGGCTGCTGCTGttctagagagagagtggaGCGAGAAAGAGAGCGAGAGGAGAAATGGAGGGTTGGTGAATGAGGGGGTGGGGAGAGAGATATAATAAGGGGATAATTGGGTTGGGGGTATTTTGGTGACGGACTCGTCGAGGGAGTGAAGGGACACCAGCGAGAGGGGGTGCCGTAAGACGTCGATGACTACGAGGTTGCTGCACGAAACGCAACGTTTGTGTTTGCTCAACAAGCATGAGAAGTCGTCGACTTGTTTttgctgattttttatttttcatcctAGTAATTTAACCCTTGCAGTGAGAGTGAAAA is drawn from Malus domestica chromosome 14, GDT2T_hap1 and contains these coding sequences:
- the LOC103415079 gene encoding 6-phosphogluconate dehydrogenase, decarboxylating 3, chloroplastic; the encoded protein is MEASPALSRIGLAGLAVMGQNLALNIAEKGFPISVYNRTTSKVDETVDRAHNEGNLPLFGQYNPRDFVLSIERPRSVIILVKAGAPVDQTIAALSAHMEPGDAIIDGGNEWYENTERRIAEANGRGLLYLGMGVSGGEEGARHGPSLMPGGSHQAYTNVQDILHKVAAQVEDGPCVTYIGEGGSGNFVKMVHNGIEYGDMQLISEAYDVLKNVGGLTNQELGEIFSEWNRGELESFLIEITADIFRVKDNLADGFLVDKLLDKTGMKGTGKWTVQQAAELSVAAPTIAASLDCRYLSGLKEEREKAEEALKQAGFKEEIGSVTSGIDKKRLIDDVRQALYASKICSYAQGMNLLRAKSVEKGWNLNLGELARIWKGGCIIRAVFLDRIKNAYQRNQSLPNLIVDPDFAKEMVQRQAAWRRVVGVAVAAGISTPGMCASLSYFDTYRRGRLPANLVQAQRDLFGAHTYERVDRPGAFHTEWTKLAQKSGSGVGALN